A portion of the Vicia villosa cultivar HV-30 ecotype Madison, WI unplaced genomic scaffold, Vvil1.0 ctg.000320F_1_1, whole genome shotgun sequence genome contains these proteins:
- the LOC131626740 gene encoding uncharacterized protein LOC131626740 produces MKKDEIKPDIEKIGKESEDVEPIEIVLFQVPECYVYIIPPRMSAASYRADEWDVNKWTWEGILKVVSKGEECIIKLEDRNTGELYARAFLRNGEPHPVEAVIDSSRYFVLRIEENIGGRLRHAFIGIGFRERTEAYDFQAALHDHMKYLNKKKTAEEMEQHYQHSSSVDYSLKEGETLVLQIKNNRSGGNVKSKFFELSQNNSSEEKSEKKESIPCIKLPPPPPSPGSPVVTPEKSPTDSPTKLRLEKPAEAETSKIVKEETEHENPSENQSTQEVVDDDFGDFQAAG; encoded by the exons ATGAAGAAGGATGAGATCAAACCCGACATTGAGAAAATTGGGAAAGAAAGTGAAGATGTCGAACCCATAGAAATCGTTCTCTTTCAAGTGCCCGAGTGTTACGTCTACATA ATACCTCCAAGAATGAGTGCAGCTTCTTACAG GGCTGATGAATGGGATGTTAACAAATGGACATGGGAAGGGATTTTGAAAGTTGTTAGCAAGGGAGAAGAATGTATCATAAAACTAGAAGATAGGAACACAG GTGAATTATATGCTCGGGCATTTTTAAGAAATGGGGAGCCGCATCCTGTGGAAGCTGTTATTGACAGCAGCAG GTATTTTGTTCTTCGCATAGAAGAGAACATAG GTGGTCGCCTTCGGCATGCTTTTATAGGCATAGGATTCCGAGAAAGAACAGAAGCTTATGACTTCCAAGCTGCCTTGCACGATCATATGAA ATACCTGAACAAAAAGAAAACTGCAGAAGAGATGGAACAACATTACCAGCATAGTTCCTCAGTTGATTACAGTTTGAAAGAAGGAGAGACTCTTGTGcttcaaataaaaaacaat AGAAGTGGCGGCAATGTGAAGTCCAAGTTTTTTGAGCTGAGTCAAAACAACTCCTCCGAGGAAAAGAGCGAGAAAAAAGAATCTATACCTTGTATTAAGTTACCACCACCTCCTCCATCACCCGGTTCCCCTGTTGTTACACCGGAGAAGTCTCCGACAGACTCACCGACAAAATTGAGACTTGAGAAACCCGCTGAAGCCGAGACCTCTAAAATCGTTAAAGAAGAAACAGAACATGAAAATCCTTCTGAAAATCAAAGCACACAGGAAGTAGTAGATGATGATTTTGGCGATTTTCAAGCAGCTGGTTAA